A single Staphylococcus muscae DNA region contains:
- the trpC gene encoding indole-3-glycerol phosphate synthase TrpC yields MMILDDIVIYKRKLLESGYYEKLQEQLPHVDVTHKTTLASLIAQDERIAVIAEVKSKSPSVSDIPSRNLEDQVAAYTEAGASAISILTDEQYFGGSFERLVTLTQQTSLPVLCKDFVIDKQQIDVAHQAGASIVLLIVNILSDTELASLHEYAQSKGLEVLVEVHDREELSRALKVQPTFVGVNNRDLRTFKTDVKHTADILISRQSGIHYISESGIRTADDVSQVARAGAEGILVGETLMKADDVGETLRSLKVMKGAN; encoded by the coding sequence ATGATGATCTTAGATGACATTGTTATATACAAAAGGAAGTTGTTAGAGTCCGGATATTATGAAAAGCTACAAGAACAGTTACCACATGTCGATGTCACTCATAAAACGACATTGGCATCATTGATTGCACAGGATGAGCGGATTGCTGTCATCGCTGAAGTGAAGTCGAAAAGTCCATCGGTATCAGATATCCCATCTCGAAACTTGGAAGATCAAGTAGCGGCTTATACAGAAGCGGGTGCATCAGCGATATCAATATTGACAGACGAACAGTATTTTGGTGGGAGCTTTGAACGCTTAGTGACATTGACACAACAAACGTCATTACCTGTGTTGTGTAAGGATTTCGTGATAGATAAGCAACAAATTGATGTCGCTCATCAAGCGGGTGCGTCGATTGTATTATTGATTGTTAATATTTTATCTGATACTGAACTTGCTTCTCTTCATGAATATGCGCAAAGCAAGGGGTTAGAGGTACTTGTAGAAGTGCATGATAGAGAAGAATTATCAAGGGCTTTGAAAGTGCAGCCAACTTTTGTAGGTGTCAATAATAGAGATTTAAGAACATTTAAGACAGATGTTAAACATACAGCAGATATTTTAATATCACGTCAATCGGGAATTCATTATATTTCAGAAAGTGGTATACGCACAGCAGATGACGTATCTCAAGTGGCACGTGCTGGTGCAGAAGGGATATTGGTCGGTGAAACATTGATGAAGGCGGATGATGTAGGTGAAACACTGCGTAGCTTGAAAGTGATGAAGGGAGCGAACTAA
- a CDS encoding YeiH family protein — protein sequence MTYIKGLLLTVVIALIATVMGMSFPIIGSAVFAIVLGMIINNIINLPDSFRPGIQYSSKKVLHYSIIALGFTLSFHAIGTIGLKSLPILMITLLFCLIASILLIKLLKIESSLGILIGVGTSICGGSAIAATSPVIKAREEVIALSLSTVFLFNLLGVIIFPPLGHLFHMSQETFGFFAGTAINDTSSVVAASAVYGPKALEVATIVKLTRTLFIIPITLGLALWVAKQQSATQHSKQPWYRAIPKFILWFLVAALISSIFHFSDSIIAIFRQLAHFLITIALAGVGLTVKFRHFKQAGFKPVLFGLLLWISLTIVSLIILNSMLP from the coding sequence ATGACATACATTAAAGGATTACTGCTCACTGTCGTCATTGCATTGATTGCGACTGTTATGGGGATGTCCTTTCCTATTATAGGTAGTGCCGTCTTCGCAATTGTACTAGGGATGATTATCAACAATATCATCAACTTACCTGATTCATTCCGGCCAGGTATCCAATACAGCAGTAAAAAAGTGTTACATTATAGTATTATCGCACTTGGTTTTACGTTAAGCTTTCATGCTATCGGTACCATTGGTTTAAAATCTTTACCGATATTAATGATTACTTTATTGTTCTGTCTTATCGCAAGTATTCTGTTGATAAAACTATTAAAAATTGAATCCTCACTCGGTATTTTAATTGGTGTTGGTACATCTATCTGTGGCGGTTCTGCAATTGCTGCAACAAGCCCTGTCATCAAGGCAAGAGAAGAAGTCATCGCATTGAGCTTATCAACCGTCTTTCTATTCAATTTGCTCGGTGTCATCATCTTCCCACCGCTCGGTCATCTCTTTCATATGAGCCAAGAAACATTCGGATTTTTTGCAGGGACAGCCATTAATGATACATCCAGTGTTGTCGCAGCAAGTGCTGTATACGGTCCTAAAGCATTAGAAGTTGCAACAATTGTGAAACTGACACGCACATTATTTATCATTCCGATCACACTAGGCCTTGCACTTTGGGTGGCCAAACAACAATCGGCCACACAACATTCCAAACAACCTTGGTATCGTGCGATTCCTAAGTTTATTCTGTGGTTTTTAGTCGCTGCGTTGATCAGTTCTATCTTTCACTTCTCAGATTCTATCATCGCCATATTCCGACAACTCGCACACTTCTTAATCACAATCGCACTGGCAGGTGTTGGCTTAACTGTCAAATTTCGACATTTCAAACAAGCTGGCTTCAAACCTGTATTATTCGGCCTTCTCTTATGGATCAGCCTAACAATTGTTAGCTTAATTATCTTAAATTCTATGTTACCTTAA
- a CDS encoding anthranilate synthase component II — MILMIDNYDSFTYNLVDLLRKHDEVVIVYPDDPKIYDYEPSAVVLSPGPGHPNDNDLLRRIIDCYHDCPILGICLGAQALYDYYGGVVDVGERIVHGKIDRLKFEAPSILYEDISEYSDIMRYHSLICQEETLPDALIVTGRTCDSIQSFEHRNHPHFGVQYHPESFASPNVAKVVSNFINRVK, encoded by the coding sequence ATGATACTGATGATTGATAACTATGACTCGTTTACATATAACTTAGTTGATTTGTTAAGGAAGCATGACGAAGTAGTCATCGTGTATCCCGATGACCCCAAAATCTATGATTATGAACCATCAGCTGTCGTATTGTCACCAGGGCCAGGACATCCGAATGACAATGACTTATTGCGACGTATTATTGATTGCTATCATGACTGTCCTATTTTAGGGATTTGTCTTGGGGCACAAGCGCTCTATGATTATTATGGTGGTGTAGTGGATGTCGGTGAACGCATCGTTCATGGTAAGATTGATCGGCTCAAATTTGAAGCACCATCTATACTATACGAAGATATATCAGAATATTCCGATATTATGCGTTATCACTCACTCATCTGTCAGGAAGAAACGTTACCTGATGCATTAATAGTGACGGGACGAACATGTGACAGCATCCAATCTTTTGAGCATCGTAACCATCCACACTTTGGCGTGCAATATCATCCTGAGTCATTTGCGAGTCCGAATGTTGCAAAGGTTGTCTCAAACTTTATAAATAGGGTGAAATAG
- a CDS encoding Rib/alpha-like domain-containing protein, translated as MVQEIPRQNDWLMKPEDQWTTAPTSDGVWPNEGAYGKISGNVWYETGDPSGSDARAWKKDSYDVNATGVKVVASYVNDEVTRQFDAWKEANKGYTVEDFKAAQQEIVNAYQAENGQGSHIAETVVGTVEADGSYYIPFKGLYGVSADRQGSKTTDEEYGKVVADADVNHSSLMQWNGTLGQRHRHINSDYMYVTALIDDYAIWSNNYQNNMFTTADAGRDIHDAQMLTSANGSNQNFAALAPQPMHDVLDYDSDKKFAIPGDEVQSKSGGLLPSREYQIQWFKDGEPIGDPVTKTSNVDGTIGSVPITVPADLEKNATYTSAIFQPNQSTSNLSDALAVDSFTAVVDDNIINEPAYEDTTVAAEEEAKVTPTFTDKNGEEVATGDVPLSSEAPFILDPNATDVPEGVTVDPKTGEITFKPSADDIGKTITVPVVVTYEDGTTETVKAKFTVTSQADKYDPTAKPEEVVKGGTVDLTDNVDLTKLPEGTTVKDVTPEGDVNTDKTGDYTGKVEVTYPDGSKDVVDVPVTVKSSQADENDPTVTPEVVEKGGTVDLTDNVDLTKLPEGTTVKDVTPAGTIDTNKPGDYTGKVEVTYPDGSKETVDVPVTVKEKLTDADKNDPTVTPEEVVKGGEVDLTDNVDLTDLPKDTKVEDVTPKGTIDTDTPGDYTGKVEVTYPDGSKETVDVPVTVKPSQADENDPVVTPEVVEKGGTVDLTDNVDLTDLPEGTKVEDVTPEGDVNTDKTGDYTGKVEVTYPDGSKETVDVPVTVKDKLTDADKNDPTVTPEVVEKGGAVDLTDNVDLTDLPKDTKVEDVTPEGDVNTDKTGDYTGKVEVTYPDGSKETVDVPVTVKDKLTDADKNDPTVTPEEVEQGGEVDLTDNVDLTELPKGTTVKDVTPEGTIDTDTPGDYTGKVEVTYPDGSKETVDVPVSVQDTKAPEAPTVDPVEAGDKTVTGTGEPGSTITVKFPNGEEGTATVDENGKWTVDVPEGTEIKPGDELDVTATDEAGNTSDVTKVKVPDTEKDMEAPDAPTVDPVKAGDKTVTGTGEPGSTITVKFPNGEEGTATVDENGKWTVDVPEGTEIKPGDELDVTATDEAGNTSDVTKVKVPDTEKDMEAPEAPTVDPVKAGDKTVTGTGEPGSTITVKFPNGEEGTATVDENGKWTVDVPEGTEIKPGDELDVTATDEAGNTSDVTKVKVPDTEKDMEAPEAPTVDPVKAGDKTVTGTGEPGSTITVKFPNGKEGTATVDKDGKWTVNVPEGTEIKPGDKLIVTATDEAGNTSEPTEVIVEGMTDNGMADMDQNGKDMDDMGNMDNNMKDMDAMPGMKDDMKTSKDMNNKGKEMKELPETGNESTNAPLFGSLIAALGSLFLLGRRRKENEEK; from the coding sequence ATGGTTCAAGAAATTCCACGTCAAAACGACTGGTTAATGAAACCTGAAGATCAATGGACAACTGCACCAACTTCAGATGGCGTATGGCCTAATGAAGGAGCTTACGGTAAGATTTCAGGTAACGTATGGTATGAAACAGGCGATCCAAGTGGTTCAGATGCGCGTGCGTGGAAAAAAGACTCGTATGATGTGAACGCAACAGGTGTGAAGGTGGTTGCTTCATACGTAAATGATGAAGTTACACGTCAATTCGATGCATGGAAAGAAGCAAACAAAGGTTACACTGTTGAAGACTTCAAAGCAGCACAACAAGAAATCGTGAATGCTTACCAAGCGGAAAATGGTCAAGGTTCTCACATCGCTGAAACAGTAGTAGGTACAGTTGAAGCAGATGGTTCATACTATATCCCATTCAAAGGGTTATATGGTGTGAGTGCAGATCGACAAGGTAGCAAAACGACTGATGAAGAATACGGTAAGGTAGTAGCAGATGCAGATGTAAACCATAGTAGTTTGATGCAGTGGAATGGTACACTCGGTCAAAGACACCGTCATATTAACTCTGACTATATGTATGTAACTGCACTTATCGATGACTATGCAATTTGGAGTAATAACTACCAAAACAACATGTTCACAACGGCAGATGCAGGCCGTGATATTCATGATGCACAAATGTTGACATCTGCTAACGGAAGCAACCAAAACTTCGCAGCATTAGCACCACAACCAATGCACGATGTTTTAGATTATGATTCTGATAAAAAATTTGCGATTCCTGGTGATGAAGTTCAATCTAAATCAGGTGGTTTATTACCATCACGTGAATACCAAATTCAATGGTTTAAAGACGGTGAGCCAATTGGTGACCCAGTGACGAAAACATCTAACGTTGACGGTACAATCGGTTCAGTACCTATCACAGTACCAGCAGACTTAGAGAAGAACGCAACATACACATCAGCAATCTTCCAACCAAATCAATCTACATCTAACTTATCTGATGCGTTAGCAGTAGACTCATTTACAGCAGTTGTTGATGACAATATTATCAACGAACCAGCTTATGAAGATACAACAGTTGCAGCAGAAGAAGAAGCGAAAGTAACACCAACATTCACTGACAAAAATGGTGAAGAAGTTGCAACAGGTGATGTTCCATTATCATCAGAAGCACCATTCATTCTTGATCCTAATGCAACTGACGTTCCTGAAGGTGTAACAGTAGATCCAAAAACAGGTGAAATCACATTCAAACCATCAGCAGATGACATTGGTAAAACAATCACAGTACCAGTTGTTGTAACTTATGAAGATGGTACAACTGAAACAGTTAAAGCGAAATTCACTGTAACATCACAAGCTGACAAGTATGACCCAACTGCAAAACCTGAAGAAGTAGTAAAAGGTGGAACAGTAGACTTAACAGACAACGTAGATTTAACTAAGTTACCAGAAGGTACAACAGTTAAAGATGTAACACCAGAAGGTGATGTTAATACAGACAAAACTGGAGACTACACAGGTAAAGTAGAAGTAACATATCCAGATGGATCAAAAGATGTTGTAGACGTACCAGTAACAGTAAAATCATCACAAGCAGATGAAAATGATCCAACTGTAACGCCAGAAGTAGTGGAAAAAGGTGGAACAGTAGACTTAACAGACAACGTAGATTTAACTAAGTTACCAGAAGGTACAACAGTTAAAGATGTAACACCAGCTGGAACAATTGATACAAATAAACCTGGAGACTACACAGGTAAAGTAGAAGTAACATACCCAGATGGATCAAAAGAAACAGTAGATGTACCAGTAACAGTTAAAGAAAAATTAACAGATGCTGATAAAAATGATCCAACTGTAACGCCTGAAGAAGTAGTAAAAGGTGGAGAAGTTGACTTAACAGACAACGTAGATCTCACTGATTTACCAAAAGATACAAAAGTTGAAGATGTAACACCAAAAGGTACAATCGATACAGATACACCTGGAGACTACACAGGTAAAGTAGAAGTAACATATCCAGATGGATCAAAAGAAACAGTAGATGTACCAGTAACGGTAAAACCATCACAAGCAGATGAAAATGATCCAGTAGTAACACCTGAAGTAGTAGAAAAAGGTGGAACAGTAGACTTAACAGACAACGTAGATTTAACTGACTTACCAGAAGGTACAAAAGTTGAAGATGTAACACCAGAAGGTGACGTTAATACAGACAAAACTGGAGACTACACAGGTAAAGTGGAAGTAACATACCCAGATGGATCAAAAGAAACAGTAGATGTACCAGTAACAGTTAAAGATAAGTTAACTGACGCTGATAAAAATGATCCAACAGTAACACCTGAAGTAGTAGAAAAAGGTGGAGCAGTTGACTTAACAGACAATGTAGATTTAACTGATTTGCCAAAAGATACAAAAGTTGAAGATGTAACACCAGAAGGCGATGTTAATACAGACAAAACTGGAGACTACACAGGTAAAGTAGAAGTAACATATCCAGACGGATCAAAAGAAACAGTAGATGTACCAGTAACAGTTAAAGATAAGTTAACTGACGCTGATAAAAATGATCCAACAGTAACACCTGAAGAAGTGGAACAAGGTGGAGAAGTTGACTTAACAGACAACGTAGATTTAACTGAGTTACCAAAAGGTACAACTGTTAAAGATGTAACACCAGAAGGTACAATCGATACAGATACACCTGGAGACTACACAGGTAAAGTAGAAGTAACATACCCAGATGGATCAAAAGAAACAGTAGATGTACCAGTGAGCGTACAAGATACAAAAGCACCAGAAGCGCCAACAGTAGACCCAGTAGAAGCTGGAGACAAAACTGTAACAGGAACAGGTGAACCAGGATCAACAATCACTGTTAAATTCCCTAACGGAGAAGAAGGAACAGCAACAGTAGATGAAAATGGTAAATGGACAGTGGACGTACCAGAAGGTACAGAAATTAAACCAGGTGACGAATTAGATGTAACAGCAACAGACGAAGCTGGCAACACATCAGACGTTACAAAAGTAAAAGTACCAGATACTGAAAAAGATATGGAAGCACCAGATGCGCCAACAGTAGACCCAGTGAAAGCTGGAGACAAAACTGTAACAGGAACAGGTGAACCAGGATCAACAATCACTGTTAAATTCCCTAACGGAGAAGAAGGAACAGCAACAGTAGATGAAAATGGTAAATGGACAGTGGACGTACCAGAAGGTACAGAAATCAAACCAGGTGACGAATTAGATGTAACAGCAACAGACGAAGCTGGCAACACATCAGACGTTACAAAAGTAAAAGTACCAGATACTGAAAAAGATATGGAAGCACCAGAAGCGCCAACAGTAGACCCAGTAAAAGCTGGAGACAAAACTGTAACAGGAACAGGTGAACCAGGATCAACAATCACTGTTAAATTCCCTAATGGAGAAGAAGGAACAGCAACAGTAGATGAAAATGGTAAATGGACAGTGGACGTACCAGAAGGTACAGAAATCAAACCAGGTGACGAATTAGATGTAACAGCAACAGACGAAGCTGGCAACACATCAGACGTTACAAAAGTAAAAGTACCAGATACTGAAAAAGATATGGAAGCACCAGAAGCGCCAACAGTAGACCCAGTGAAAGCTGGAGACAAAACTGTAACAGGAACAGGTGAACCAGGATCAACAATCACTGTTAAATTCCCTAACGGAAAAGAAGGAACAGCAACAGTAGATAAAGATGGTAAATGGACAGTGAACGTACCAGAAGGTACAGAAATCAAACCAGGTGACAAACTTATCGTAACAGCAACAGATGAAGCTGGTAACACATCAGAACCAACAGAAGTTATCGTTGAAGGTATGACAGATAACGGTATGGCTGATATGGATCAAAACGGTAAAGACATGGACGACATGGGTAACATGGATAACAACATGAAAGACATGGATGCAATGCCTGGAATGAAAGATGACATGAAAACATCTAAAGATATGAACAATAAAGGCAAAGAAATGAAAGAATTACCTGAAACAGGTAACGAATCAACAAATGCGCCATTGTTCGGTAGCTTAATCGCTGCACTTGGTTCATTATTCTTACTTGGCAGACGCCGTAAGGAAAATGAAGAAAAATAA
- the trpD gene encoding anthranilate phosphoribosyltransferase — MTLLKDLIQHQQLNTSQIEQFTTTLLSDSTELAEKLALLTAFTMKGATADELYDLSRAMIRTMYPEQPHLTDSICVCGTGGDGSNSFNISTTVAFVVAAAGAKVVKHGNKSVTSQSGSVDILQALDVPITQVTDVSQQVASTNLAFLNATNTYPIMRHLQPVRQQLPVPTVFNLLGPIINPFALDYQVMGVYDKTKMQDIAETLYKLGRQRALVVHGANGMDEATLSGDNVIVEVNQDTGIRTYTLNANEVGLRYAEDTELVGGTPEENKEITLGILKGKDMSCRRDVVLLNAGLALYAAKRVETIEAGVTLARQTIDEGHAYEQYEKNRSVAV, encoded by the coding sequence ATGACGTTACTTAAAGATTTAATACAGCACCAACAATTAAACACAAGTCAAATAGAGCAATTCACAACGACACTGTTATCTGACTCAACAGAGCTCGCTGAAAAGTTAGCATTACTGACTGCATTTACGATGAAGGGTGCGACAGCGGATGAACTTTATGATCTCAGTCGTGCGATGATTCGAACGATGTATCCTGAACAACCACATTTAACAGATAGTATTTGTGTTTGTGGAACAGGGGGCGATGGTTCGAATAGTTTCAATATCTCGACGACAGTCGCTTTTGTAGTCGCTGCGGCAGGGGCTAAGGTTGTTAAACATGGCAATAAAAGTGTCACGTCACAATCGGGGAGTGTCGATATTTTGCAAGCGTTAGACGTTCCAATCACACAAGTCACAGATGTGTCGCAACAAGTTGCATCTACTAATCTTGCTTTTCTAAATGCAACGAACACATATCCTATTATGCGTCATTTACAACCAGTACGTCAGCAATTGCCGGTGCCAACTGTGTTTAACTTACTCGGTCCGATTATTAATCCCTTTGCACTTGATTATCAAGTCATGGGTGTGTATGACAAAACGAAAATGCAAGATATTGCTGAGACCTTGTATAAGCTTGGGCGTCAACGTGCATTGGTCGTACATGGTGCCAATGGAATGGATGAAGCAACTTTGTCAGGAGATAACGTCATTGTCGAAGTAAACCAAGATACAGGTATTCGTACATACACGTTGAATGCAAATGAAGTAGGGTTACGTTATGCCGAAGATACGGAACTAGTAGGTGGTACACCTGAAGAGAATAAAGAGATTACATTAGGCATTTTAAAAGGAAAAGACATGTCGTGTCGTCGAGATGTGGTATTGCTGAATGCAGGCTTAGCACTGTACGCCGCAAAGCGTGTCGAAACGATTGAAGCGGGTGTCACTCTCGCACGTCAAACGATTGATGAAGGGCATGCATATGAACAGTATGAGAAGAATAGGAGTGTAGCAGTATGA
- a CDS encoding sugar diacid recognition domain-containing protein: MVNQHWAQKVVKKVATIIKRNVQVTNQSGQIIATSNSKRLGEIHSAALHSIERHLPIEIEEQDLNFWKVKAPGIILPFEYNEKTYGALIISGPPEEVREFSHILKITAEFIIEQEFERSHRLKNEMSRTQTLSNLLFNRDHSVHSYNRKQIVEALGLNSRLAVATISIHSTSKSKISALKSVLSNWQLHDDDLLELTPQELIFIFKANTHRGNTQEELKHFIQNANVNILLGSSPHSIFPMMNILFSL, encoded by the coding sequence ATGGTAAACCAACATTGGGCACAAAAAGTAGTAAAAAAAGTAGCAACAATTATTAAAAGGAACGTACAAGTCACAAATCAAAGCGGGCAAATTATTGCGACATCTAACTCTAAAAGACTAGGTGAAATTCATAGTGCAGCGCTGCATTCTATCGAGCGTCATCTACCGATTGAGATTGAAGAACAAGATCTTAACTTTTGGAAGGTGAAAGCACCGGGCATTATTTTGCCTTTTGAATATAATGAAAAAACATATGGTGCACTTATTATCTCAGGTCCACCCGAAGAAGTTAGAGAGTTCTCTCATATTCTTAAAATTACGGCAGAGTTTATTATCGAGCAAGAATTCGAGCGTTCTCACCGCTTAAAAAATGAGATGTCTCGAACACAAACACTTTCTAACCTTCTATTCAATCGTGATCATTCTGTACATAGTTACAATCGCAAACAAATTGTGGAAGCACTCGGTTTGAACAGTAGATTAGCTGTTGCGACTATCTCTATTCATAGCACGAGCAAGTCAAAAATCAGTGCATTAAAAAGTGTTTTGAGCAATTGGCAACTACACGATGATGATTTACTCGAACTGACACCACAGGAACTCATCTTCATCTTCAAAGCCAATACCCATCGTGGTAATACGCAAGAAGAACTTAAACATTTCATACAAAATGCGAATGTTAATATACTGTTAGGTTCATCACCTCACAGTATATTTCCTATGATGAATATCCTTTTTTCGTTATAA
- a CDS encoding NUDIX domain-containing protein, protein MIRCVCLVERKENCLRLVQVRNREKWYFPGGKIEQGESHKAALVRELKEELQLELTEDQLEYIGTVEGPAYPQEGQLTELNGFRSNKPIDWSTVQIDAEITNMGWVEMSDPVRIAPAVCRWIEKFESE, encoded by the coding sequence ATGATTCGTTGTGTATGCTTAGTAGAGAGAAAAGAAAACTGCTTGCGATTAGTTCAAGTACGAAATAGAGAGAAATGGTACTTTCCAGGTGGCAAAATAGAACAAGGCGAGTCGCATAAAGCAGCGCTTGTTCGTGAATTGAAAGAAGAGTTGCAACTAGAATTAACCGAAGATCAACTCGAGTATATCGGAACGGTTGAAGGGCCTGCATACCCACAAGAAGGTCAACTAACAGAACTGAATGGCTTTCGCTCCAATAAACCAATCGATTGGTCCACTGTTCAGATAGATGCAGAGATTACGAACATGGGTTGGGTAGAAATGTCTGATCCAGTCAGAATTGCACCAGCAGTTTGTCGGTGGATTGAAAAGTTTGAATCAGAGTAA
- a CDS encoding anthranilate synthase component I yields the protein MEICYRVMDAPVNPETLARHKQHKILFESATTKQTKGRFSILAFDVYGEMILTDSALTIKTPQRTEVVEQNPFQALKERVAQQKVSLEDEQLASLPFISGYMGTFSFDFVRHAYPVLQQYPIEGSSSDAQLYMVEQVYVFDHFKESVYVIATNLFSGIGTEVLEQRVEKMIAEFDNIALFEPPLPKILSDKEIKTSVDDETFKQYVADFKRYICQGDMFQAVPSRIYRYTHHFGDQRDQLTFRLFQRLKRNNPSPYLFYVNMGEDILVGSSPESFVKVNGLEVLTNPIAGTIRRGQDVREDEQLADTLLTDEKELSEHRMLVDLGRNDILRIAEPGSLKIPQLMTIERYEHVMHIVSEVTGRLPQDYSPIDVIASLLPTGTVSGAPKLRAIQRIYEQQPIRRGVYSGGVGYINCNHDLDLALAIRTMVIDDTDVHVEAGCGVVYDSIPEKELEETRLKAKSLLEVEL from the coding sequence ATGGAAATATGTTATCGCGTCATGGATGCACCTGTTAATCCAGAAACATTGGCTCGACATAAGCAGCATAAAATTTTGTTTGAGAGTGCGACGACGAAACAAACGAAAGGGCGATTTTCAATTCTTGCATTCGATGTGTATGGTGAGATGATTTTGACTGATAGTGCATTGACGATTAAGACGCCACAACGCACAGAAGTGGTTGAACAGAATCCATTTCAAGCGTTGAAAGAACGTGTGGCACAACAGAAGGTATCACTGGAAGACGAACAATTGGCATCATTGCCATTTATATCGGGTTATATGGGAACGTTTAGTTTTGACTTTGTACGCCATGCTTATCCCGTGTTACAACAATACCCGATAGAAGGTTCCAGCTCAGATGCGCAACTTTATATGGTGGAACAAGTGTATGTTTTTGATCATTTTAAAGAAAGTGTGTATGTTATTGCGACGAACTTGTTTTCAGGTATTGGAACAGAAGTGCTGGAACAGCGTGTTGAAAAAATGATTGCGGAGTTTGACAATATAGCGTTATTCGAGCCGCCATTACCCAAAATATTGTCGGACAAAGAGATTAAAACTTCTGTGGATGATGAGACTTTTAAACAATATGTGGCAGACTTTAAACGCTATATTTGTCAAGGAGATATGTTCCAAGCGGTACCATCCCGTATTTATCGCTATACACATCATTTTGGTGATCAACGTGATCAGTTGACTTTCCGATTGTTTCAAAGATTAAAGCGTAACAATCCGAGCCCGTATTTATTTTATGTGAATATGGGAGAAGATATATTGGTGGGAAGTTCTCCAGAAAGCTTTGTGAAGGTGAATGGATTGGAAGTGTTGACGAATCCGATTGCAGGCACGATACGTCGTGGACAAGATGTGCGAGAAGATGAGCAGCTTGCGGATACGTTACTGACTGATGAAAAAGAATTGAGTGAACATCGGATGCTTGTCGATCTTGGACGTAACGATATTTTAAGAATTGCAGAACCGGGTTCACTCAAAATACCACAATTGATGACAATTGAACGGTATGAACATGTCATGCACATCGTCAGTGAAGTGACAGGACGTTTACCACAAGATTATTCGCCGATTGATGTCATCGCTAGTCTACTACCGACAGGCACTGTATCCGGTGCACCAAAGCTGCGAGCCATTCAACGCATTTATGAACAACAACCTATTCGACGTGGTGTATATAGTGGTGGTGTAGGTTACATTAACTGTAATCATGATCTCGACTTGGCATTAGCGATTCGCACGATGGTTATTGATGACACAGATGTCCATGTTGAAGCGGGATGTGGTGTTGTGTATGATTCGATTCCAGAAAAAGAGCTTGAAGAAACACGCTTAAAAGCCAAAAGTTTATTGGAGGTGGAACTATGA